TGCTGGTCGTCCCGCCGCAGACGGACCCGACCACAGCCGCCCGGCTGATGGTGGCCGCCGCCGACCCCGCCACCCAGCAGACCGCGACCGCCCTGCTCGCCGCCGCCGTCGCCCTGGCCGCCAACGTCTGGGAGTCCGACAGCGGTGCCCTCGCCTCCCTGGGGCTGGGTCAAGCTCAATCCGCTCGGCACCCGGCGGCCGGCGGCACGGTCGAGCACCTCAAGGCACGGTTCGAGCAGCAGGGGACGTTCGGCGACGCGGAGCTGTGGGCGGCCCAGCTGGTCCGGGCTGCGGAGGCCCATGGTGGGCGCCTCGGATTCCAAGCGCTGGCCGAGGAGACCGGGCTCACGCACGAGCAGATCGGGGCGGGGACCCTGTGGCTGCTGCTGTGCTGGAAGAGCAGTATCCCGTAGCCGCGGCAGGTGCGGCGAACACGCATGATCTACGACAGCCGCCCCTCCATGGCCACGTCAGACTGGGTCGCGCAGCGAGCGCCGACCACTGGCCGGCGTGGTGGCCTCGACACATGGCGGCCCACGTCCTCGTCGCTGATGTCCGGGCCCCACCCGCACAGGGTGCCACGAGTGCGCAGATCAGCGGGCCCAATGGAGTTCCCGCTGAACACGCGGCGTTACCCAGGAGCGAACTGGCCGTCCGG
This genomic interval from Streptacidiphilus rugosus AM-16 contains the following:
- a CDS encoding DUF5994 family protein, producing the protein MSFSANADTGPAAVGPETGPHHDHSAPSRAPSRTPDPPPSTPRPRLALKPAGPHSGLLDGAWWPRSDDLAHELPSLITELDRDRGRITRVTVNPRHWRQPLPARLPVAGHVIRIGWCAVEQDPHKLLLFSFGVGHCDLLVVPPQTDPTTAARLMVAAADPATQQTATALLAAAVALAANVWESDSGALASLGLGQAQSARHPAAGGTVEHLKARFEQQGTFGDAELWAAQLVRAAEAHGGRLGFQALAEETGLTHEQIGAGTLWLLLCWKSSIP